The sequence ATGTCGTGCAGGACGGCGACATCATGGAATTCCTGCACGGGGCGTAACTTAAAGAATGAACGAGCGAATGAGTGGAAGAGTGACGCGAATCCATCCCTCTTCCACTTATTCGCTCGTTCACTCATTGATCAATGGCACGACCGAAAGCTTTTGCGGAACAGGATGCGCTGCATGCGGCAATGGAAACGTTCTGGCGGCAGGGGTACCACCAAACATCGATGCAGGATCTGGTCGATTCGATGGGAATCAACCGGGCCAGCCTCTATGATACCTTTGCCGATAAGCACACCCTTTACAAACTGACGCTCGAACGGTATCACGACCTGAACCGGGCCGATATTGCCGAGGCTGTCGCGGGGCTGTATTCGGCACGGGCCAAAATCCAGACCATTTTTGACCGGGCAGTGCAGGAAACGCTCGACGATTCCGAACGACGCGGCTGTTTCATGACCAACGCTACGCTCGAGATGCGCCCACACTACGCCGACGTAGCCCCGATCATCGAGCGGCACTTCAACTACCTGGGTACGTTGTTTCGGTCGTTGCTCTACGAAGCCATTGACCAACACGAGTGTCGCACCGATCTGCCCGTCGACGAAACCGTTGCGTTTCTGGTCAGTCAGCTCACCGGCCTGCGGGTGCTGGGCAAAACCAACGACCCTACGCTACAGGCCGTCGTTGC comes from Fibrella aestuarina BUZ 2 and encodes:
- a CDS encoding TetR/AcrR family transcriptional regulator, producing the protein MARPKAFAEQDALHAAMETFWRQGYHQTSMQDLVDSMGINRASLYDTFADKHTLYKLTLERYHDLNRADIAEAVAGLYSARAKIQTIFDRAVQETLDDSERRGCFMTNATLEMRPHYADVAPIIERHFNYLGTLFRSLLYEAIDQHECRTDLPVDETVAFLVSQLTGLRVLGKTNDPTLQAVVAVTMGVL